DNA from Brassica napus cultivar Da-Ae chromosome C4, Da-Ae, whole genome shotgun sequence:
TAACAACCTGCGACTTGCGACTTGCGACCAATCGCAGGTCGCATGTTACGCGAcagcaaaacgaacaacaacctgcgaTCTGCGATCACAGGTCCCGTGACATGTAAACGAACACGGCCTATATACCTCCGAGTCATATGTATTAATATGTATTAATTATGACTGTTTGTCCTCAGTTACAACTAAAGATAGGGACATCATAATATCTCCAAACGGCAGCGTATTGGAAGTTCAGAACCCACGAACGGAAAGTCGTGAATTCATGATGACGAAGACTTACCTTTAGTGTCAGTCACTTTTgaaggatttttttttcctttttggtcTAAAGTCACTTTTGAAGGATGCtggtaaataaaaatagtttaagaaaatGATACTAAAAAAGCGCAATTTGTTCGGTTGCAGGAAATACGAACCAATGGCTCAAATTATTGCCCCCTTTTGTCACAACAATCGTCTTATCTCACGACACCCAATCACTCACCTCTCcaattattattgtttatttttttgctttattttgcTAAATTAAATGTGGTCTTTTGTTTAGTCTATACATGACCAAGATTTATAGTTTGATAATTGTGGAAGTGTTATTATCGCGATATATGAGGGTTTCTAACGTATCATGACCTTATATTCGGGTTTATTACgtgcttccaacttaaaatcaattggtgaTTATTGGATTAGCCATAAccccttatatattacttaatgtcccttAGAATTCCCGATGTGGGATATATATCCCTAATATccctcctcgagatgatggctgtTATCGGCCAGAAATCTCGAAACTTTAGGACATttatactcggtcgagcgagtTAATCACGACCTTTATACCCGGTCTGAAGGGTTAATCACGACCTTTATACCCGGTCGGAAGGGTTaatcttaattttaattttaattagaagTTTATGGTATTTATGATCTggactctgataccatgttagattcgggtttattatgTGCTTCCAACTTAACACCAATTGGTGATTAGTAGATTGAttctaaccctttatatattacttaatatcCATTAGAATTTTCGACGTGGATATATATCCCTAATAATGACTAATGGATGTTGCCTTCAGCATGTTAGATGTGCTTCGAGTCTTCAACGCATATATGTACTTTATAATTGAGTAATTTTACCAACCCAACGTATAGTACGTAACTGTTAGAAGGATAAGGTTTATATTCCCTTCTACAAAGTCAAAAGTGGCGTTTAAAGCTGAAACCACTTTACTTCTTCATGACCTTTGAaagcttataattttttttttttttggcatcaacCTTATAAATAAAATGTGTTTACACTATTTGATTGGATGAACATTGACCGGAATTACTGTTGGATACCGAAgacttttttttctgaattataCATGATATCATATGGCCTACAAAAGTGGTTCACACCAGTCACGTGTCGGTTTCATGTCGGTTTCATGTTTTTGACTATGCTGAAATGTTAATCCCCTCGAAGGTTGGTTTGAATAGTATTAACTACTAGCATTGATCTCTATACGTTACATATTATCTATACGTTACATATCAAGTTTATTGATTAATCAATGCAAATAGTAATAAATTctgaaaattaataatatgaaGTGCATTGTTCTTCAAAGACGGACATTTTGAAACGCAGTGCACACAGTTTTTCATCAGTTTTGATATGTCGACTATATTCTCCTGGTTTGGATAACTAAAAcagtttataataatttagatttttctgtcaAACAAAAAGAAGTGCATTTGTTCAATATTATACGTTATAGAAATTGTAATATCAATTGTGTACCTCAGTAGTTTGTCTGCTAAGCGCTTTTTAGCAGAAAAGGGAGAGGAAAAAAACTAGTCTTAGTGTGTTTGTTGAAAACAAATCAATccgagaaaaaatataaatcagttCTTTATCAATTCCTCTAGAAAAGGACACATAAAGGAAAATTTTGCTTTTCAAATTACAAATGGAAAATACTCCTTTTAGATTTtctttacttattatttttcatttgtaatcccaaacagaaaatGTTTTCCCacttttttaactattttaaaactagtTCAGTAAGAtggaaaatagttattttagcCATTTAACCTTTTTAGATTTTACTATTGAATACTTTGAGTATTTAAaggttgatgttttaagttttcacatatataataataagttatatttactttttcaattaattttaaattttatttattttcaataaatcatgttatttatatttttatatttgaatttttttgatacaATACATGATGTAAAGTAAAAcaccaattttaaaaatacaaaagacCTAAAAATCAATTTCtgtaatatatgaaaataatatacaataataattCCCATAATGACTATTACCTACCATACATTGTGACTAAGTAATATTAGTTACCAGCCAACCATTGTGACCAAATACTAGTATACGTTATGaatgatttcattaaaattagATAGAAAAAAATGATGTTTTGGAAGCTCACCACCACACTTGCACAAAACCCATTTATAGAAAAGCATCCAGAAATTAGAAATCATCCTCGAAAACCACCACAAACTCTTTTATATAAACCAACAAagtctcttctttcttccaTCACTGAAAACCaaacacagagaaaaaaaaagagattttaaaattaaaagaaaaaagaaaaaagaagtatGTCCCTTTTCAATCCCCATCTCATCCTCCACCTACTTCTCTTGACAGTGGTCACCGGAGAAATTCTGCGACCAAGATTCTACAGCGAAACATGCCCTGAAGCTGAATCCATAGTAAGAAGAGAAATGAAGAAAGCCATGTTTAAGGAAGCAAGAAGCGTCGCTTCCGTTATGCGTCTCCAGTTTCACGACTGTTTCGTCAATGTAAACCACAATgaatctttctctctctttttgatttttttctgattttttttttgtgtatgtgACTCTCTAGGGATGTGACGCGTCTGTGTTGCTTGACGACACACCGAACATGCTTGGTGAAAAACTATCACTTTCCAACATCAATTCACTTAGATCATTCGAAGTTGTTGACTACATTAAAGAAGCTCTAGAGAAAGCTTGTCCAGCTACTGTTTCTTGTGCTGACATCGTTATCATGGCTTCTCGTGACGCCGTTGCTCTTGTAAAAATCTCTCACTCATCAAATTTCCCGGTTTAGTGATTTTTTCGGTTATGTAATTTTGGTTCTTGTGGAAAAACCAGACAGGAGGACCGGACTGGGAAGTGAAGCTAGGGAGGAAAGACAGTTTAACAGCGAGTCAAAAAGATTCAGACGATATAATGCCGAGTCCACGAGCAAACGCAACGTTCTTGATTGATCTCTTCAAAAGATTTGATCTTTCTGTCAGAGACATGGTGGCTTTATCTGGGTCACACTCGATTGGTCAAGGTCGGTGTTTTTCTATCATGTTTAGGCTTTACAACCAATCCGGTTCTGGTAAACCGGATCCAGTTATCGAACCGGTTTACAAGAAGAAGCTTAACAAGCTTTGTCCTTTGGGTGGAGACGAGAACGTGACCGGAGATCTAGACGCAACACCATATGTTTTTGATAATCAGTACTTCAAAGACTTGGTCTCAGGGAGAGGGTTTCTTAACTCTGACCAGACTCTTTACACGAGTAGAGAGACGAGGGAGTATGTGAAAAGGTTTAGTGAGGATCAAGGTGAGTTCTTCAGGGCTTTTGCAGAAGGGATGGTGAAGCTGGGTGATTTGCAATCCGGGAGACCTGGTGAGGTTAGGTCTAACTGTAGGGTTGTTAATAGAAGGCATAATGATGTATTGCCTGTCTCttgaaattagtagagagacaGAAAGAGAGATGTTATTACTTTCTAAAGATGCAAGACTTTTAAATACTTACATGCCATGATTCTTTGATCCTCCAAAGTGCTCACTGTTTAAGCTGCAGTTGCAACTTTAGATCAATAAAAGTGAAGATGAAATAAGAGACTGTATTAGAgattatgctaaaaatataagaGTATCTTCTGGTATGGAAGGAACTGTAATGAGTTTGATTGGCAAGTGGTACAGAGTCTTTTcacacttttttttcttctctatacagatttataaagaattaatttgttttttactgtaaaataaacaaaatttatagatcacttatattttaggtttatAAGATTATACtaactattaaaattttcaaacctACCTTCAAAATTCTATAACATTAAAATCTACAAttacaacaaaataatatatatccttAATTCGACaacaacaaattaaaatttacaatttctACTAACCTTGCACAATCTTTAATGGATAATTTTCAATTTAGAGtttcttacaaaaaaagaaaaaaacaaaacaaaaaacaaaaaaataaagggTACTTAAAATACCCGTCAAAAAGTACCCAAAATAAAGAATATAGAAACAAGCATATGTTTTGGTTTACAGAGGGTTGACTAAGATAATTTCCAatgtatatttctatatttttctttatgtcGGTTGAACctgtaatttttcttttaattttttgcaaaacttaatttttttgaaaaagaataattttattcttttaatatttttttaaaaaaatataattttttttaaaataatatatttttaggtataaatataattttgtgatattattagttaaaataaattaattgtatcaaacaatttttaaaaattttatattttcgaaatgCAAATACTCTACCAAAAACTTTGTATGAAAGGAAAGCATTTGCATCATCTAAATGCTAATCTAAATACTATAAAAAAATGGTTGATTCGATAATAAAGATCATAATACTTGTGATAATACTCTGCTAATCAAGTCTTTAGAGCTTTATGTATATCCAAATTATCGCTGAAGCAAGTATTAAACGACTATCTAAACCATTGTTTTTCAACCGAATAAAAATGTAGATTTCAAATTACATTTTTAaggtttgattttgtttcctCCCGGGAAATCTCTTACATAAGCCACTGTCATATTCTACTATGACATAAATTCTAGTTGTCTTTTGAATAAGGCATGTGACTGATTACTGAAACTTGAGGAGCCTAAGTCAATGATGAATGTGTTGTTTAAACCAATAGAATTTCTGGTAAGCACTACTTTACATTTCACACTATCAAAATAGCAAAATTTATGATTCGAAGAGTGACTTAGTGTGTTCTAATTTGACATGCGAGTTATTACAGTTGTTGACTTTGAactatcaaaattttcttatgaGACTTGTCCAAGTTAGGGATTAAAAACAGATGTAAAAACTAAAGTCAGAGAGAAAACAAATACTATTATAAAAGgtcttttaattattattttttaaaaactattgcTCCAATTAGGACATGATAACAAGAACTAAAAACTAAGCCAATGGAGTGATAAAGCTCATCCAaatttcatcatcatcaacatctaAAAGACACTTGTAATCTAGTTtgtcaagcttgagtaatagaataccCCCAAAAAAGGTATCTTGTTGTAGTTGTGCTTCAGATGGTGTTGGTGTTCTTGTGGGTTTACGCATCTGTTCTGGTGGCCTTATAGATGTTGCAGCAGCAtatatgttttcttcatcataCTATTAATCTTATCATCCTCTATGTGGTCTATGGAGACGTAAACTCTATTGTCATTAATCTCAAAGGCTTCATGGTTACCTTGGATTTCAACAGACTGAAGACTGTCCCTTTCAAGATTggagtagaaaacataaaacGGTTTAGATGTAGAGTCCCCCGACAAAACAATCTCACCAGCAGCGATCGCTCGAACAATGAAAATACTGAAGATTTATCCTCCGGAAAAGTGTAAATATTCCAACCATTCTTGTTTCTCGATATCCTCTAAAACACACATACACAACTCAATTGTACATCTTCCACCAGTGGAAGCATACCGCCTATGGATCCCACACAATATACCTATATAgtttatcaatttaaaaacaatCCAACCATCAAAGCATCTTGCACTGATTAGCTTGAATCTCTCAGACCTAATATCAAAGCTAACTATCCTCAGATTCAAACCTAAGTAATACAAAACCCCATAGATGCATATCCCTCGAGACTTAGGTTCATGGCCAAAGGAGCGTATATAAGACTGAGATCAACTGGGATGTAATATGTAAAGTTTCTTTTCTATTCATGATTGTATGAATTTGGGaaggagtatatatatactctATACGTTGAATTATTATATATGAGGAGAATACGTTGCTAGCTAAGGCTGTTGAATTCTCAAAGGTGTCTAATAATGAAGAGCTGTCCTAATTCTATTTATAAGCTTACGAACGCGATTCATAATcctaaaaaagaataaaaaagtaaaactaaaaGCAAATCTCATGTAAATAAGGAAAACACTGATCAGAAATCATAATCCTAAAAGGAGATTTTTATAGCGAAACAAACTGATTTAGATTTCGTTTCCATTGGACCCACATGTTTTCACAGCGAGAAGCTTGTTATATAAGACAACTTTATATTTTGCTCTGAATTATTTAGTTTTGCTTACTGCTAAACACAAAAGAGAAGAGAATTGAAACATACTGTTTCCCACAAAGACGGTTAAGCTAATAACATTGGAATCTGCAGTACTAAGGACCAGTGTTCTAAACTACAGTTGGTATGGCCGTATATACACCATACGCTATTCAGTAGTGCACTATACTGGTTTTTACTATATGGTAGAATAATACGGTGATGGTTTGGACGAACGAAAATACATTGTTTAATTATACAGTGTTATATGGTGTTTATAAGGCGTTTATATACTCACAGTTTCTAAgctatatttttaaagaaattttagtAAACAATTATAATATACTCCTTTGATTCTTTTGATTTCATTTGACTTCATTCAAATcagtttatgttttaattataatCTATTTAGTTATGTTTGCTATATATTTTAGGGCAATTTTCCAAAATAGCACTTCTGAAGTTTCTGtctcaaaaatagttttaaaagaagaaaatcacatatatgacattcattaaagggtagtaggcctgggcgttcgggtcatcggatcgggttcgggcggttcttttcgggtccggatctttcgggtcctaaatatttagacccagtaggtatttagaaattttcagTTCGGCTTCGGATCGGTTCTTCTCaggtccgggtcggttcgggtctataattaaaatatccatAAAATATCCGTAATTTTCCGGGTTCATATCGGGTCTGGATCGGGTTCGGGcatttaggatctgaaaagaACATGACATACCCAATTCCATCAAATTTAGttgatatttgtcatatatatctacaattttacaaaataacttaaatgaaactataatacttaaaataaaacatttttaaactctaaattttacattttaaagctttatattacttaaaaaatgttaaaaaataataacaaatgttgctaacaaaatatatttcaactgaatcataaaataatatatataaaattgaacacaaaaacatcatagttttagatatacatgtttttaagttgGGTACAAATCGATTCTTATCGGGTCGGGTCTATTcaggtcggttcttttcgggtccgggtctattcgggtcggttcctttcggttccggttctttcggataaaaaaaatttagacccaaaaggtacttgtaaattttcggttcggttccgggtcgggtatttttgggtcggttctggttcgggtcttcgggtccagGTTAAAATACCCAGGCCTAAAGGGTAGAATGTCACTACTACCCTTGtgttataatgaataataaaaaaaataaaaaaagaaatcgaTTTATGTCTCTTCATTTCTCGCGATACTCTCCTCACCGCGCCTCCATCGTCTCCGGCGATCCTCTTCAAACCCTCACCGCGCCTCCATCATCTCCGGCGAATTGGACTCTCTTCATCTCCGACGACGCAGACGAAGATCCGGCGAATAGGAATCTTGTTCCTCCTCTCTCGACACCGAGGTCTCCATTGAGAAGCCGCCGGAGAAAAATCGCACAGAACCACCACCGTCACACTATTTACTCTCAAAATCGGACACAAATCACGATGTAAGTTTCTGAAATTAGAGTTTTCTCTTTAAAATTTGGGgattttgaaattagggtttttgattttgatttctactTTACATATTCATTTATGTTGTTTGTTCAACTCTATTGAATGTTGAATTTGATTTGTTTAGCTTAGCTTTCCTAATCGAAAAGTTGAATTTGATTTGTTTGGTACTCTTTCCTATTAACACGAGAAGCTTGCGTTTGTTTTCCAGCGAAGCAAATATCATTGGAAGTTGTTGGAGATCAAAGCAAAGGCTTTTGAATTGTGTGAAAACAAAGTTGTTGGAGCTCAAATATTTTCTGACATAAACCATCTCTTTGAGGTATGTTGCAGATTCAAGCTTCTTTGTGAGTGATCTCGTTGTCTACTGCTTCTTGCTTGTGTATAGGCTTGATGAAATCCGAGAGTTCCCGAGTGTGTGTTTTTAGTTCGTGTTGCTTTTGAATTTGGGTCTGAGGTATTGATAGAGTTGCATTGATAATGGATAGGATTGTGAAAGTAtgtgtgtgtttctttttctcACTTCAAGAAGGGTTTGTATTGTTTCAGGAAAGCCTTCGagaaaagtttgaaatttttttcccccttgtttacgcaggatagaaacaagatgggAGATTCAGTACCACTCACACTAGCTCTGTCTGCGCTGAAGTACCCTATTGGTTCAGAGCCAAAGGAAAAAAAGGTGTCAATAAACCAACATTCAACCTCGATGTATATCTCCATTGTTGAGAGTATTCTAACAGCAGATGAGATTGAGAGAGTACGAGGGTTTTTGGGACCTGTAATGAGGCTCAATGGGAGAAGTGAAATGAAATTATCAGGAAAGACTGTCTACGGTATTTTCACAAGAAGCATCGTTACTGTCAAAAAGAATGAAGCCTTGGTTCCATTTCACTGCTCAGCCAATTTGATTCTCTATAAGAGAATTTCATATGGTGAGCGGTTTGAAATGTAATGGTGATGTAGAAGGACCACGAGGGGAATTTGAGTGGGACTTGCTAAAGGGGCGTACTCATAAGTTAAGCGACGTGTTGAGCCAGCTCAAAAAGACAAGAGTAGATGCTTCTGATGAGAGAGTCTGCCTCGCAATGCTCCTCCTGGCTGAGAGCATATTGCTGCAGAAGAACAACAAAGGGACTTTTCCTTTGGAGTATGTCAACAAAGCAAAGGATATGATGTATCCATGGGGAAGAGACGCTTACCTGGTGCTCCTGAGGTCAATTCAAAAAGCTGTCGCAAACCACCTGGAGGATACTTCAAAATTCGAGTTGCAGGGTTATCCTCTAGTATTCCATCTTTGGATACTAGAGTCCATTCCCTTGCTACGAGATAAGTTCAGTAATTGGGCACCGACTTTTGATGTTCCTGGACCGATTTACATGTGTGAGAAATACACTGAGCTAGAAAATCCATCACTTGAACGGGTTTTACAGATTGAAGCTAATAAAAAGGTAAGCTTTTACAATGACCTTGTTTTGATACGTTTCTGTGTTTATTTcgcttcttctttttaaaaacttattctcattggtttctcttttttttgtgctTTCAGCTAAAGGTCACATGCATCCTACCTCCTATTCCTCATGATACAAAAGATGATGTCTCCAGGGAAGACGAACATAGTGACGAGCTGGAATCCGTGAAAGATATATCCAAGAAAGGGTACAAGTTTAAAGCCGATGATTGGAAAAATAGGTCTGTAGACACATTGGATGTTCTTATTCATATGACGGAAAATGTGGAGACTAGCCAAGCTTCTGCTTCGATTGAGGAGGACTCAGTAAATACCAAACTGAACAAGATCATCGAGGTAATGATGGAGAATGTCAAGAGCATGAAGGATCGAATGTCCTTACTGGAAGCAGAGAACATGGAGCTTAGAGCCCGTGTGTCAGAGTTGGAAGGAAACCAGAATGTTACTCCACACACTCAGACTCCAGTTTTTCCCACTAATGTGACACAACAGGTAAATTCtcaaaaaatcttgttttacATTTGGACTTTtcaagtaaatttttggaaaatCTTGTACTGTTCTTGAATGCCCCCTAATTTTTAACACACAGCGATCAAGTGAgacacctttatctccaatCTCTCAATAGCCTGAGACTCAAGAATTCTCTCATAATTTACTACGAGAGGTATATGCTCAagatattgttttacatttttgagttttgaagtaatgTTTGGAAGCTTTTGAACACACTTGGGATGACTTTTCCTGATTTTTTGCAGACTGGGAGAGAGCCATTGAATGAGACCCCTTCCCTTCAGACTCAAGAATTCTCTCCTAATTTGCCACGAGAGGTATATGCTCAagatattgttttacattttgagttttgaagtaatgTTTGGAAGCTTTTGAACACACTTGGGATGATTTTTCCTGATTTTTTGTAGACTGGGAGAGAGCCATTGAATGAGACCCCTTCCCTTCATACTCAAGAATTCTCTCCTAATTTGCCACGAGAGGTATATGCTCAagatattgttttatattttgatttttgaagtAATGTTTAGAAGCTTTTGTGTACACTTGGGATGACATTTCCTGATTTTTTGCAGACTGGGAGAGAGCCATTTAATGAGACCCCTTCCCTTCAGACTCAAGAATTCTCTCCTAATTTGCCACGAgagtgatgttaggagttttcaagctcctaagacaaatgttgtagtatagtgattgtcgaaccagttctgagggatatcaaagcactgagaatgcaagtactcacttaatctaagtgcaatcaatgatttaaatgggttttaagctatgactaaaactagaaagcaataacagaatgatactttcttgactaagggaaaagagaactcatgggcatgaggattagaccttgggtgatcaagtatcgaactaaggatggcaaatgatctatcaaactatcaaccttaagcctagacacaattctaagcaagctctatgtctagatgaatgctcatttgctaacacatctcaaacatcaaatgtctttggttgaataatatgaaagcaatcattactaacaagtctattagctatcttagcatctttaacaacaaatgtctttggcaaagtatactaaaagcctaggagagttgtctcaggcatttcatcaaacacttttcgggtgggaaatgcctattgatcaacttttgagtggccaactcagaagatgcattatgaatactctactagcaaggaacaagaaagatttacactaaaacatcctagaactaacctaatcacccttgatctccctaacccatgaattcaaaaggtgattactcactaatctccatgattcctcttaaacccatattggatttcagattaatcatgtaaagaaatagataagaaatcaacaagaacacaagaacataacaatcaaaatccaagagatgaacttctcaagagagtttttgtgtatttctcaatagatccaagataatctcctcctggtggcttacagagtataaaaacataggtttagaaaataaaaacgtgcataatgaaatgaccaaaaggcccttaagtaaaatagaaatcgacccaacaatagacgcggagcgacctcggcatgtcgctccgagaggtcgctctggccttcgggagcgacctcagtggatcgctctgagaggtcgctccgggcttcgcttcgtgtcgtctcaccatagagacgcgagcgacctcggggtgtcgctttgggaggtcgctccgagaggggtgtgagatgcgagcgacctcggtgcgtcgctctgggcaagtcgctccagggccgatggttgcgagcgactttggtgcgtcgctccaacgggtcgctctggatcgggagcgaccttggtaggtcgctctgagaggtcgctccagggtcatctaagattgttcggagtaacgagaacgcgagcgacttcatggcgtcgctttaggaaggTCCCTCTGAGAGgtgggacacagcgacttcgtgatgtcgctccaggaggtcgctcccatgctctgctcgtttaatgatcacctatttcacctcatttgagctccaaatgtccccaagaactccatgtggcactccagtacctaatagagactcatgtatgcaaaatgcaacctaaacatgtctaaatcctaatctctttgatgaaaatgtttatgaatgaatggataaaacaatgcaaatatgcaagatatcaactcccccaaacttgttcttttacttgtccacaagtgaaatttctagaactcatagggagagaggtttgaagatgGGAGCtcttagccaaaagaaacacaactagcactcaattcaacatctaatccaacatgagcacactctcttattacactctagcttctctaggcctatctcaactcctttttgcccttatactcatcatcaagcatccacacattcaaatcaaccaactctcacattcattaagcataagacatcaagtgaattcttgcaaatggtcagttggtccaagtcatttggttgggtaagggaagacTTTTAGTCAAgtgagtcaagaggttcaaaatatatgatctttagggtggtttactctcaaaaacaagtagccttgacattgcacataatatatctaattaagggaccaactcatgcatacaatgctcaatctccattgttctaccattttcccaaacatataattacacaatcattcccaaatgtcaaacccaactcacaactctcaccaaaa
Protein-coding regions in this window:
- the LOC106403164 gene encoding peroxidase 17; the encoded protein is MSLFNPHLILHLLLLTVVTGEILRPRFYSETCPEAESIVRREMKKAMFKEARSVASVMRLQFHDCFVNGCDASVLLDDTPNMLGEKLSLSNINSLRSFEVVDYIKEALEKACPATVSCADIVIMASRDAVALTGGPDWEVKLGRKDSLTASQKDSDDIMPSPRANATFLIDLFKRFDLSVRDMVALSGSHSIGQGRCFSIMFRLYNQSGSGKPDPVIEPVYKKKLNKLCPLGGDENVTGDLDATPYVFDNQYFKDLVSGRGFLNSDQTLYTSRETREYVKRFSEDQGEFFRAFAEGMVKLGDLQSGRPGEVRSNCRVVNRRHNDVLPVS